A genome region from Nocardia sp. NBC_00565 includes the following:
- a CDS encoding OB-fold domain-containing protein has protein sequence MSFISSLGTYLPPCGSTRGRVAAADEDAVTLAVEAGRSARPEGAAVARVVLITRDIPLLEGGSAAVLLAGLGLDPDIEVIERLGGAPTSLDAIAGARAHTLVIAVDLAPAGAAAALVGETGLAIRPIARLARSLPARTRDGSGAVHDYGDPRLLRERGVLESLRTATTDKPRVVAGVDHKLAAALCDGTAPQLPTTGASAALFALAWMSETATRGPLLGVEQASVTGLAVDSGSAPVHRNEPALRPVPKAVRAAGPEIPISLAAYDRAFSAKLRWQASRDPSTGELDFPPRLRVDDNGRLIAGAELVPLPRTGTIYTVATVHVPVPGLDSPYSLVIVELDDVDVRALVKITGAEPGSVAIGDRGHLVLRRVAIRSGIPDYGYAFRPETAETTQEEVA, from the coding sequence ATGAGTTTCATCAGTTCACTGGGCACCTACCTGCCGCCGTGCGGATCCACGCGCGGACGAGTAGCAGCGGCCGACGAGGACGCGGTGACACTGGCCGTCGAGGCAGGACGCTCGGCCCGGCCGGAGGGCGCGGCAGTCGCGCGAGTCGTGCTGATTACCAGGGATATTCCACTGCTCGAGGGTGGTAGCGCGGCGGTGCTACTGGCCGGTCTCGGCCTGGACCCGGACATCGAAGTCATCGAGCGCCTCGGCGGCGCGCCCACCTCCCTGGACGCGATCGCCGGCGCCCGTGCCCACACCCTCGTCATCGCCGTCGACCTGGCGCCCGCGGGTGCCGCGGCGGCGCTGGTCGGTGAGACCGGACTGGCCATCCGCCCGATCGCGCGACTGGCCCGGAGCCTGCCCGCACGCACTCGTGACGGCTCCGGCGCCGTGCACGATTACGGCGACCCCCGGCTGCTGCGCGAGCGCGGAGTGCTGGAATCGCTGCGCACCGCCACCACCGACAAACCACGGGTGGTGGCCGGAGTCGACCACAAGCTGGCCGCGGCGCTGTGCGACGGCACCGCGCCACAGCTGCCGACAACCGGAGCAAGCGCCGCCTTGTTCGCTTTGGCCTGGATGTCCGAGACTGCTACGCGCGGACCACTTCTCGGCGTGGAGCAGGCTAGTGTCACCGGTTTGGCGGTGGACTCCGGATCGGCGCCGGTGCACCGGAACGAGCCGGCCCTTCGCCCGGTACCGAAGGCCGTTCGGGCCGCGGGACCCGAGATCCCGATCTCGCTGGCCGCCTACGACCGGGCGTTCTCCGCCAAGCTGCGATGGCAGGCATCCCGCGATCCGAGCACCGGCGAGCTGGACTTCCCGCCCCGGCTCCGGGTCGACGACAACGGTCGCCTGATCGCCGGCGCCGAACTCGTCCCTCTGCCACGCACCGGAACGATTTATACCGTCGCCACCGTGCACGTGCCGGTGCCCGGCCTGGACAGCCCGTATTCACTGGTCATCGTCGAATTGGACGACGTCGATGTCCGGGCGCTGGTCAAAATCACCGGAGCGGAACCGGGTTCAGTCGCGATCGGCGATCGGGGCCATCTCGTGCTGCGCCGCGTGGCGATCCGCTCCGGGATACCCGACTACGGATACGCCTTTCGTCCGGAAACCGCTGAGACCACACAGGAGGAAGTCGCATGA